gttctccctgaccaatatgaGTTCAATATGCACACCATACATTTTTATCTGaattatagttttatttcttattaaatatatatgaatgctttaatgagtatgtagtgaaattggaaaatgaaaatagattgggaaaataataaagaatgtaatctaatattattgaattggaaagtctagagaaaataaatataataatttttttggtataattattgtccttaatagtcattttatagtagattatatatatcatttaataattcataatagagtgaggtcaaatgAGCAGATTTAGAAGTTCCAATAAAAACTCTCTAAGAATGCATTTATGTGAGGTCTCTTCTTGTTGTGCTAAAAAATGTGACATCATGTATATCTTCATTATTAATATGTTGTCAATTTTCTAAAATAATAATGAGGTGATATTACGCTCTTTAATTTTAAGATTAAAAGAGAGTATGAATAATATTTTAAAAAGAAATATAATGatcttaataataatattaataatcTTACGGGACGCAAATTATATTATTAATAGACTAGCGAAGATGTATCACTTCTTCAATGCAAGCACTCTATGGAGCCGCAATCTTCTCTCTCATGTAGTTGTTGGTTCAGTTTTTGATAATCTCAATGTTAGTTGTCCTAGAGGCTTTTCTTTGTAGTCTGTTGtagtcattttcttttcttatccaaataataataaacatatTTCACAAATTTGGTTCGCTACTTCTTTACCTCTGTCTCATTTTAACTTTAAAGATCATTTTGTTTGTGGACCTACAAGTAATGGTGTCTTTTCTATAAAATCAGCTTCTAACTTGCTAACTAGCAGAATTAAAGAACATTCAAGACAGTGGCGGAACTAGAAAGTTACATGTGGGGGCCGAAAAATGATGAAgtatttttgacaaaaatatctgttataaaaattaatttaacgTATGATATATTTATCAGTTGTAAATCAAGCTTTAATATTTTAAGTTACATATTAATGTTTTCTTTTACAGTATTCATTTaggtcttctttttattttttcacaagCATTTATTAATAGattagataaataaattatacTATACAAGTGTGAAATATATTAGAAATAATAATTGCTTTCATCAGTTCATGCATAGCTGAGTAATTGAGGGGGCCAATCATGATGATTATGGTCTCAATCTCATTAAATCCACAACCAATTATAGATGCACGTGTCTACATTTTCAGAAGTTTGGTGGGGCCAGGGCCATCTCCCACCCCCATGTAGTTCCGCCAATGATTCAAGATCAAATGTGGTGAATAAAATGTGAAAACTCCCTATGCTTCCTAAAATTAAAGTCTTTGCTTGACAACTAATTCGAGGAAGATTGAAAACAAGAGACTTAATTTATACTAACTTAGCAATAGATAGTTCTTGTCCTTTTTGTACTACAGATCAGGATCTCTCAATCATCTCTTTTTCCATTGTCAATTTACCAAATCCATTTGGCATTTTTCAGGCATTATTTTAATCCTTCAGATTGGAATGCCTCTTTTCTAAGTTGGTTTACTTATATTTCCTTCAATGCTATTATACAATTAAATTCTACTTTCTCTAAAATTCTGTTTATTTGCTATAACATTTGGTATGCTAAAAATGACTTCATTTTTTGAGATGTTAGAAAATATACTAATCAGATAGCCTATGCCTAATATGATGAAAAACTATGACTCCAGTATGAAAGagcaaaaaataaagagaaccAATAGAACAAACATGATAAGATGGAATTCTCCTCCTCAAAATTTTGTTAAACTGAATTTTGATGGCTCAGTTTATACTAATAATCAAGGTGCTGCAGGTTTTGTAATTCGTAATGACCAGGGTTTGCCCATTTTAACTTCCTCAAAAAAGTTAGGCCCTTCAAATGTTTTGGTTTCAAAGGCAATAGCTCGCAGAGTTGGTCTACAAGCTGCAGTGCTTCTTGGTTTTTCCAAAGTCAATGTGGAAGGAGATTCAAAGTTGCTTATTAATTGTATCTACAAGAAGATTGGCATTCCCTAGCGTATACGAGTTCTTGTCCATGATATCAAACATCTGGTTGTTCAATTCTAGGATATTGAATTCAAGCGAGAAACAAACTTTGTTGCAGATATTCTAGTAAATTTGGGCCACTCAGTTAATATTACAAGCTTGCATCAAGGTCTTCCTCCTAATGCTTTTAAATTTGATTTTCAAGGAGTAGGTTCACCAAATTGTATTAGCAATTTTAGTTTGTAGTTTTCTTttcgcataaaaaaaaaacataattaattttttttaaattactaaCAAAATAAATAATCCGAAAAATCAACGATTCGAATTATTAGAAttcattgtaaatttgtaattatCGAATCGATGAGGTCCACACTTGAGTTGTTCCTGTAAGGGTGTGGATATGATGTACTAGCATATGCGTGCCCTGGTGAAAGTAACCGAATGGAAATGGAGTCCGTATTTGCTGCAGGAGCAGGAGCAGGAGCAGGAGCATCCCAATTGCTGCGTCCCAGGGTCACACCTCAGATTCCCATCGCTCTCAAACTGAGCGCCGCCGCCGATAAAGCGCCTTTTGGTTTCAGGTACCTCTTCATCGCGTTTGTAACTATTTGGGTGCTCGTTGACTACTCTTTCTACTCCGAAAATGGGTCATTCAATTAGTCTGTTGTGGCAGGGCAATCATAGATACAACTATAACTATCAGGTTCCCCATACCATTAGCCATTGCTGGTTTGTGCAATCTCCTTAATACTTGTTTGTTCTCAACTTATGCACAAAGACATAGAAATGAAGAGTATTGAAATTCTATCACAACCTTCCTCAGTTGGTTTTTGATTTACATTATCAATGTCTACTACTACTTGATGCATGCACATTCCACAAGCATTTTGTCTTTCTATTTGCTGCATCTCTTTGGTGCGTTGCTTGTTCTGCAGCAGGCCGACCAACAACGTACACAAACATGcctaaaaattagaaaaatatcATTTTGCACACACTTCAATGGTGCAAAGTGAATGGACTTTTGGCTAAAATTGGTAGCTGTGGAGATTACGGGGGCAAGGATGCTAATTTGAGGATTTAGGTTGAAGAGTAGGTCTGATAAGAAATGGATAGTTGCTTATCTTCTAAACTTATTGTTTCTTTCGTTTATTTTAACTGAGGTTCCTTTAGGAGTTCCAGGGTGGATTACAGATGGAGAAATCCTCTTACACTTGCTGGGTAGATACAGTACGtagaagctttttttttttttttttttttttgagagagagaattgCATATTAGTTAAGCAAATGAAACATGCACATATACATCAGACGGCCAAGAAGGACCATCCTCTATCCAAACTTGAATCTAGGAAACAAAAATGCATTCCTAGCTCATAGGTGCACTACCTGATTACATTTTCTAGGGGTATATGCATACATAACTGTATAGAAGAAGCAGGAAAAGGTCCTCACTTCCTCTAACTAAGCACCTTTCTAGGACCAATTAGTGTCTTCATATCTGAAATAATCTCTTGTGCTGCATCCATCTCTAAATAATGAGTAAAACCACCATCATTAACAACTTGGAGACTCAAAGAAGCAGCATAGCACCATTTGGAATAACAGCATACTTATTAATTTGGCATTTCTGGGGTTTGCTTGAATCTTGTCATTCTTGTAAAGGTAAATAAGGAGAGTTATCCATTCCAGCTAGTGAATATATTTCATCATCATTGCTCACCCAAAACTTAAAGTTTTATTGTGGTTGAAATCTATATCATGTTCTTCATTATATTGGTAAACTTACTTATAAGACTCTTGTTTTAGTTAACTAGCTTATCAATGTACTTGGAGGTTGCACATGCAAGTCCAAATGTACTGTTTTGATCTTATTAAGTAACAATTTCTAAATTAATTGTCATATGAAGAATCTCCTTCAAGGTTGAAGAAATATGATTCCTCACCATTAGGATTGTCCTAGAAAATTATGAGCCTATATTATTAGCACAACCTATAATTGTATGTCATGGTGACTACCTGAAAATTGGATACATGAATCGTATTTGGTACTTCGTACAGTGTACTACTATTCCTTGTGCTTAATTAATCGGCTTTACAAGAGACAATATGCTAGTTGTGTTGTTCGCTGTAAGTACATGTTAGTTTGGTTGTAAACTACTTGTGCTGTACTCCATGAACTTTTGTCTCTTGAATTCAGGTTCAAGAAGAACGTTTTAAATTTGCAAATAAGGGAAAGATGGCAAGCTGTGTCTGCATCAAAATCTAACCTTCCAGATGGGGATTCCATCGAAGATAAATCAGGCAGGGTTAAAAGTGGTGATGCTCCTCAAGGCCCCCCTTTCCTTACCATCTTGGCTGGATTTCTAGTCCTTTTACTGGTATTCTGGATTCTTGGATCCATTCTAACGTGGTTGATTAGTTTCTTTGTTCGGAACTAGGGGACTATATTTATTAACTTTTGTCTTTAAGCATGCACTCATCTAGAATTATCATCAATGAAGACGCGCTCTATTTTATTTCAATTGTTTCTTTCTATGCTTTTTCCTATCCTTCTGTATGTACTTAAGTTGATGGTGATAGAATATAAGCTCATTGTGACTGCCTACGAGAATGCAACAGAAAACATGATAGAAATGGAtattttacaaaataaaatccgGGGACTATGGATTGAAGAAGACACTCCAGCGAGGatattgttttattttgatttttatgaGGACATTGTTTTCTTGAATATCAAGGATGAATCGTTCTTTTGGATTCCGCACCCTTCAGAAACTCCGAAATTGGTGTACACTAGAGAGGAAAGAAGACGATCGGTCTCACGAATTGATCCCACAACTCATGAGCAATATATGTAGCGTTAATttatgggtttttgtccatttaccccatttttagagatttttttctcacataccccattaagtttttttaatttccttttacccaaaacactttaaGGAGGTCTTCCTTAATATCCCATtaagatatatttttttgtttttattttttttaatattgtaccctcacctttgttacttagagagagagagagagagagagagagagagagagagagagtgggagagagagaaaccataggggacttcgccggagctcggtcaccggccgccagaATCCTGCCAATTTTTGCCGGAATCTattcaccggtcgccggattccgatcaccggtcATCAGCCACCGCCCACCGGATTTTTCTAAAAACATCACcgaaaagg
This portion of the Rosa chinensis cultivar Old Blush chromosome 1, RchiOBHm-V2, whole genome shotgun sequence genome encodes:
- the LOC112176506 gene encoding uncharacterized protein LOC112176506, encoding MEMESVFAAGAGAGAGASQLLRPRVTPQIPIALKLSAAADKAPFGFRFKKNVLNLQIRERWQAVSASKSNLPDGDSIEDKSGRVKSGDAPQGPPFLTILAGFLVLLLVFWILGSILTWLISFFVRN